From Rhineura floridana isolate rRhiFlo1 chromosome 5, rRhiFlo1.hap2, whole genome shotgun sequence, a single genomic window includes:
- the GGACT gene encoding gamma-glutamylaminecyclotransferase, with protein sequence MARVFVYGTLKKGQPNYPYMINCMHGAVRFQGRGLTVEKYPLVIAGKYNIPYLLNIPGMGHRVTGEIYAVDDQMLQFLDEFENCPDMYQRTPMRIEVVQWKGKSSPPEVTPAVNSILECYVYSTTTYQPEWINLPYYDNYDSFGKHRLPYVLRESRD encoded by the coding sequence ATGGCTCGTGTCTTTGTCTATGGAACCCTTAAGAAAGGCCAGCCAAACTACCCGTACATGATAAATTGTATGCATGGGGCAGTCAGATTTCAGGGCAGGGGACTCACAGTGGAGAAATACCCCCTGGTGATTGCTGGGAAATACAACATTCCTTATTTGCTGAATATCCCAGGAATGGGACACCGTGTCACTGGTGAGATTTATGCTGTTGATGACCAGATGTTGCAATTCCTTGATGAGTTTGAAAATTGCCCAGACATGTATCAGCGTACTCCAATGAGAATTGAAGTAGTTCAGTGGAAAGGTAAAAGTAGTCCACCTGAAGTGACACCAGCTGTAAACAGCATCCTGGAATGTTATGTGTATAGCACCACTACTTATCAGCCCGAGTGGATAAATCTCCCTTACTATGACAACTACGATTCCTTTGGGAAACACAGGCTTCCATATGTACTACGGGAAAGCAGAGATTAA